The following coding sequences lie in one Apium graveolens cultivar Ventura chromosome 3, ASM990537v1, whole genome shotgun sequence genomic window:
- the LOC141711131 gene encoding cytokinin riboside 5'-monophosphate phosphoribohydrolase LOG3-like yields MGSEGEMKVLSKFGRICVFCGSSQGKKSSYQDATIQLAKELVSRNIDLVYGGGSIGLMGLISQAVHDGGRHVIGVIPKTLMPQELTGVTVGEVKAVADMHQRKAEMARHSDAFIALPGGYGTLEELLEVITWAQLGIHDKPVGLLNVDGYYNSLLTFIDKAVEEGFINPKARHIIVSAPTAKELVKKLEDYVPRHEIVASKLNWETEKLAYPQAYNIS; encoded by the exons ATGGGAAGTGAGGGTGAGATGAAAGTGTTGTCAAAGTTTGGGAGAATATGTGTGTTTTGTGGAAGTAGTCAAGGCAAAAAGAGTAGCTATCAGGATGCTACTATTCAGCTTGCCAAAGAACTG GTATCAAGGAACATTGATCTGGTGTATGGAGGGGGAAGCATTGGCCTAATGGGTTTGATTTCTCAGGCTGTTCATGATGGTGGTAGGCATGTTATTGG GGTTATTCCCAAGACTCTCATGCCCCAAGAG TTAACTGGTGTCACAGTAGGGGAAGTGAAGGCAGTAGCAGATATGCACCAAAGGAAAGCTGAGATGGCTAGGCACTCAGATGCTTTTATTGCCTTGCCAG GTGGTTATGGAACGCTTGAAGAACTCCTTGAAGTAATCACTTGGGCTCAACTCGGTATCCATGATAAACCG GTGGGATTGCTCAATGTGGATGGATACTACAACTCTTTACTGACATTTATTGACAAAGCTGTCGAAGAAGGCTTTATTAACCCAAAAGCACGCCATATTATTGTATCAGCACCGACAGCAAAGGAGTTAGTCAAGAAATTGGAG GATTACGTTCCTCGCCATGAGATAGTTGCTTCTAAGTTGAACTGGGAGACAGAGAAACTTGCCTACCCTCAAGCATATAATATCTCATGA
- the LOC141711132 gene encoding BTB/POZ domain-containing protein At5g03250-like translates to MASMKLGTKPEAFQRDGHTWQCTTGLPSDVTIEIGEMSFHLHKFPLLSKSGLLAKQIGELPSGDGAVHVLQLHGLPGGVKAFELIAKFCYGVKIELTAVNIVIVRCAAEYLQMNEDIGGGNLIKHSEAFLDEVFGNWADTMKALETCQEVLEYAEELHLVRRCINSLAMKAFADSQLYNQTVSGYNDDKETDSKILWNGLSNATNAQKIGDRWWYEDVSYLGLDFYKKFIHAVESVGVKPENIAGSLVVYAKRYIPLMNRRFKNANSAKTGNTVSTTSEADQRALLEEIVELLPSQKGVVQTKFLGRLLRTAMLLQASPSCRENLEKRMGAQLDLASLDDLLLPNLGYSVETLYDIDCFQRILDYFLSTEQISSMAYSPSILEENQLAESSESLTAITMVANLVDSYLADVAPDVNLKFPKFQSLGAAVPDYARPLSDGMYRAIDIYLKAHPWLTDLEREQICRLMNCQKLSLEACVHAAQNERLPLRVLVQVLFFEQLRLRTSVSGWFYVSDNLENLQGPLSLSKHDGSRQVGIGGMYDMKERVMELEKDCQGIKHDLQKLVKKKRRWSFFGIRKSQKC, encoded by the exons ATGGCGTCCATGAAGCTTGGTACTAAACCTGAAGCATTTCAACGTGATGGCCACACTTG GCAATGCACAACTGGGCTTCCAAGTGATGTCACCATTGAGATTGGAGAAATGTCATTTCATCTACACAAG TTCCCGTTGTTGTCTAAAAGTGGACTACTGGCAAAGCAAATTGGGGAATTGCCTAGTGGTGACGGAGCAGTACATGTATTGCAACTTCACGGTTTACCTGGTGGAGTTAAAGCGTTTGAGCTTATAGCCAAGTTTTGCTATGGGGTCAAAATAGAGCTCACTGCTGTAAATATAGTTATTGTAAGATGTGCAGCAGAATACCTTCAAATGAATGAAGATATTGGAGGGGGAAATCTTATTAAGCATTCGGAGGCTTTCCTTGATGAAGTTTTTGGGAATTGGGCAGACACAATGAAAGCTCTTGAGACCTGTCAAGAAGTTCTGGAGTACGCAGAAGAGCTTCACCTAGTAAGAAGATGTATTAATTCCTTGGCAATGAAAGCTTTTGCTGATTCACAGTTATACAATCAGACGGTGTCAGGGTACAATGATGATAAAGAAACAGACTCCAAAATACTATGGAATGGATTATCAAATGCAACCAATGCGCAAAAAATTGGTGATAGATGGTGGTATGAGGATGTGTCTTATCTTGGTTTAGATTTCTATAAGAAGTTTATCCACGCTGTTGAATCAGTTGGCGTGAAGCCTGAGAACATTGCTGGCTCTCTTGTGGTTTATGCGAAAAGATATATTCCTTTAATGAATAGGCGCTTCAAGAATGCAAATAGTGCAAAAACAGGCAATACTGTTTCAACAACTTCTGAGGCAGATCAGAGAGCTCTCCTTGAAGAAATCGTGGAACTACTTCCTAGTCAAAAAGGAGTCGTGCAGACCAAGTTTTTAGGGAGGCTACTCCGCACTGCAATGCTCTTACAAGCAAGTCCATCATGCAGAGAAAATTTAGAAAAAAGGATGGGTGCACAGTTGGACCTAGCATCCTTGGATGATCTTCTGCTTCCGAATTTGGGCTACTCAGTAGAGACTCTGTACGACATCGACTGTTTTCAAAGAATTCTTGATTACTTTTTGTCAACAGAGCAAATTTCTTCCATGGCATATTCTCCGAGTATACTTGAAGAAAATCAGTTAGCTGAAAGTTCTGAATCACTGACGGCAATTACAATGGTAGCTAATCTGGTGGATTCTTATCTTGCTGATGTAGCACCAGATGTTAATCTGAAATTTCCAAAGTTTCAGTCACTTGGTGCTGCAGTCCCTGACTATGCCAGACCACTTTCCGATGGCATGTACCGTGCCATTGATATATATCTGAAG GCGCATCCTTGGCTCACGGACCTAGAGCGAGAGCAAATCTGCAGACTCATGAACTGCCAAAAGCTCTCACTGGAAGCATGCGTCCATGCAGCACAAAATGAAAGGTTACCTCTCCGTGTCCTAGTGCAGGTCCTGTTTTTCGAACAGCTTCGGTTACGTACATCAGTTTCTGGCTGGTTCTATGTCTCTGACAATCTTGAGAACTTGCAAGGACCACTTTCACTCTCCAAACATGATGGTTCTCGCCAAGTAGGAATCGGTGGTATGTATGATATGAAAGAACGTGTTATGGAGCTCGAGAAGGACTGCCAGGGTATCAAACATGACCTTCAGAAACTGGTGAAGAAAAAACGAAGATGGAGCTTTTTCGGCATACGGAAATCACAGAAGTGTTGA